ACAACATGCTATTCTTAGCAAGGGTTGAAGGTGTGAATGTCCAGCTTTATCATAAATTCGTTATGGCCTGCACTAGTTATGACACTTTTACCTATTTCCTTGATAAATCAGAAGCATTTGATCCTTCTGTACTAAATACTAATCATGAACTGTAATAATTTATTGGAACATTCCATCCAATGCTGAATTGCAATATCTATCCTTGCTGCTGCAGATGGGTCCACTCAAAATTGATAGGTTGGATTTCAGTGATCACCATTTCTTCAATGCGCATGTAAGTACAGTAATCTCTTCCTTTCTCCCGACTgctgaataaaatattctgcaCAAACAAATGAAGATGCCTACTTTCAGAATGAGTCTTGAATTGAAACACACACTGATGTATAGTCCAGCAGACCAGCATGTATATGTGCCCTATCCTACTTATTTGACTGCAAAATATATGAACCACTTCTTACAATAATGCATCAATCTACTCCTGTTCTCTGCTAAAGCAACAGAATAGTCACAGCTTTCTGTGATTGTGTATTTTACTAGTGATGGCTATTGTGATGGTTGACTTTCTCTTGTTATTTTACCTACAATAGGACCTAGAGATAATCCAAGAAACAGTGAGGAGTCTCATGGATCAGCATGGCAAAGATACCATTATCTTAGTTACCGAGAAGGTTGCGAATCATCACTATCTAATCTAATATTTTGTGAGCATCCATTGTCTTTTCTTCTAACCAATCCTTAGTTTTGGCATGCAGGATTATGACCGTGATCCGGAAGTCCTTACGACATTGGATGCAAAGGTTTGGGTGCTGTCTTCTTCTTTGCAGATTATGCCTCACAAGGAACAAGGGGAAGATGAATTTATGAGGAAAGTAAAGGAAATTATGGTGGTTACTGGGCGTGCAAAGTCGCATGTAGTGGACTGCGCCACAAGTTGATTTCGGTGTAGTTAGATATAGTTGTAGCTGAAAACATCTGTTATCAAAACAGTTTTGCCAGTAAGACATGAACCTTGGTACGCAGGATATAGTTTTTTCTTATACTTGAGGCACTGTGCTGAATTCTTGAGTTTACAATCAGGCCCATGACACTTTGTACTGAACTCTTTGTAATAGTACGTTACGGATGTACCCGTAGCACGGACGTTACGGATGGACCACATATTCTATCTTTTTGAGAGAGTGATCTTTGGATAGAAAAGCTATTTTTTATTCGACAGCAGGTGATATTGTATGAAGAAAAAAACTGTGGGGTTTATCAAATATTTTGCCAGTTGAACTGTCTTCCCGGGCTAAGAAATTTTGGAGCTGGgatgtttggctggattttttggtggagttctggagtggagccatgccaaatagGTACTCCAAAAAAATGAACAAGAGCTAAAAAAAACTTCATGAAGTTAGATTGCTTGGTAAATTTGCGAAGTTGGGATGTTTTGCTTGCTCCACCCAACTCTGGACTGGCGTTTGGAGTTGGAACCATGCCAGGTGTGCAAAAGCACTGAAGCAAGCAAGCGGTGTAGGATATTGTTGCTCCGAATTGCACTGTTCCAGATGGACGTCAGCTTCTTCACAACACATGATCTACTCcagtaagggcctgtttggcatggctccactctaAAACTtcagcaactccaccaaaaaaatccagccaaacatcccagctccaaaacttcatggaattgccaactccatggagctgtagtgcaaatgatctggagttttggagcacctctttcaCAGCTCCAAAAtcacctcttttgaacctcctcgtggagttggtgggtaattacccaccaatgccactggttacctAGAAAACGTTTCGATTCTATTCCTCCCGAGCCCCCCACCTGCGCCTCAATCCCCACCCGCACCTCATTCCCCCGCGTCTTCTGGCACACAAGCCCCACCGACCGCCTAGGCCCTCCTGGCCGCGTGAGCTCCCCCATGGGCTCCGTCGAGGAGAGTGACGAGGAGGTCGGTGCAGAGGAGGAGGCTGAcatggggagagggaggagcagCCATCAGGGTGGGCGCGTAGGATGGTCGGGGCGAGTTCGAGTTGTTGTTGCGCCATGGATCGGAAAAACTTCGATTATGGCCGTCCTTGATATCGATCTGTGAAGATGGGTGCTCAAATGAGTTCGTCTTGAAGCAAGGAAGCTTCGACTCTAAGGGATTGAGTTAGGACTAACCACGGACGAAGACAGCAGCAAGCGTTACGAGCTCTCGTGGAGGTAGGTGACTGGATGTGCGGCCGGCCAGCGTGGCGAGCACGAGGACGTGTGCGGTGAGGAACGACAGGCAGGCGCGCGGAAGTAGGAGCACGGAGGCGCATGGCGTAGATGGCCCTGCTACACGCACACGTCGAAGGAGACGAGCACAAATGACGCCACGACGGCGAGCGTCCCAAAGAAGAAGATAATGTGTGATCGAATGACAAGTGGGGTCATGGGTTGGGGTAAAAGTGACAATCCATCCAAAAAGACCCTTcttttggagctggagccacccatctagccaagcatccattttagttctggaattctggagtggagctggctccacctagagttttggagtggagcagctccacccagagttggagccatgccaaacagggtctAAAATGAAAACCTCATGCACATTTACGATTGTGTTTGGAACCCAGGAACGCTTGCTCTCTCTCACTCTCATGACGATGACACAAGGAGGAGGATGAACTGTGATTTTTGCtggcgacgaacgccgcgacaACGAACTCACCTGTATGATGTATCTTGGCAACTTTGTTTCTCTGGACTCGGCATCAAACAAAGAGGAGCACGGGGCTACATATAGACCGGGAACGTCACAGAGCTAACCTCCACGTCCGACTTTCTCGCCATGATCCGCATGACCTGCTCAACATCGTCGTGAGCCACCGGGCTTCCTCCATGCAAATCGGCACTACGCACACCTACGCCTCCTAACCGCGTAACAAACTCAAACTTGATGCTGCAGCTATCCTGCACACACACGTACACGTACACGTGCACATACGCCCGACCAACTCAGCTGCCTCTCGTCATGAGCCAAAACTCCTCCGCAAGACTTGGGCAAGGATCAAGTTCGACTCGTGCTTATGGACTTATGATGCTGCTAGACTGTACCCAACAACTAAAACAAACTCACGCACACACGTGCTAGATACACACGCTATGACCAGGACGCACCATGGTCAAGGTTATTTCCAACAATCTCCCCCTAAGCTTGACATGGCGAGCTCCGACATCACAGCAACGCCGGCTCGTTGTTGGCATCGGCGAGTAGCGCCCTCTCCCTCCTCGACTTGGGGCAGTCCCTCGCGATGTGGCTGCACTCGCCACAACTGAAGCATCTTCCTCGGCGACGCCTGCTAGCGCCTGAGCTTGTGCTGCTCGTGTCGTCGTCATGGCCGCCACTACGGCCAGTGCTCTTCTCGCCGTACCGCACATCACTACTTTGACAATGCTGCAATCTAAGATTGGGAACTGGCCTGCTGGCTGGTTGGCACGAGAGAACAGCAAGTGCAGGTTGGGATTTTTCAGATCAAAGGCTCCAAGGAAAGCGACGGGCTTTCTTTTTCACGCCCTGGCTCTCCCTTTTCGGCCTCCTTTTCTTGTTCTTGATAAGAGGGAAAAGAAAGGCTCTTCtactttttctgaaaaaaaaagaaaaaaataggggCTTCATATGTCTCACAGACACACTCACTTGGCAGCTCATCCAGAAAAGAAGTGCATCATTGTAGCCGGCAAATTTGCAGAATGTTCGGATAGTTGAAGCATGAAGGTGTCGTTTGTTCATAAACTTGACCTCTGCACATCCTGGAAGGATTCACAAATAGGAGATGTtatcaaatatatattatcGACTGGTTATAAAAAACAAAACTCTTTATTCATATGGTAGATCCTTTATTGTGCAGCATCCGTTTATCAACTTCTATGTATAAAATATAGGTACATTGCTTGGCATCAATCCATTGTCGTCTAGTCCGGTTAGGATACCTGGCTTTCACCCAGGCGACCCGGGTTCAAATCCCGGCAATGGAAAGATCCTTTTGAactttttcctagttttttttgtttcctgTCGCAAGTGTAGACCCTGGTTTGGATCCcgaatatatttttttctacattttttccGTTTCCTATCGCCTGCAACTATCAAAGATTACAAGTCGTGGTTTTGGTCATTGTCCATCGATATATTATCTCAATGTACCCAATTCCTGCAAGATTAGTTTTGGAATGTACCATTGCAGGTTAATTGGCCTATTGGGATACCAGTTCATTGCAAGATTAGTTTTTCATGCATTTTAGGCTTGTGCGAGACGCTCTTCACTCAAGCAGCTGCGAGAGCTCATCAAAGTCATCGTAATCGTGATGTTGCACTCCTGATTCACCATTGTCAATCACCGCGAGCTCGTTGCCACGTGACAACCCTGTTCTCTCGTAGAACTCTTCCTTCTGAGCATCCCAGTCTTTGACGACCTCATCTATCTTGTCGCCCAACAGCTTGTCACTCTGAAGGATGtgcttagcatcttcaatgtcgACGGTTTGGCTTGCCTCTGTCAAGGTGGAAGGTAAGGGCAAACAGGTCGCAGCAGGTTTAAACCAGTGCTCTTGTTAGTAAAGTTCCAAAATCGTACACACATATAGAAAATGTAAGGCACAGCCAAAAAGGGGCAAGCACCTGCAAGGGCTAATTCCTTGGCTTCAGCATACTCCTTTGACAATTTCTTGATGCTATCAAGCTCGAACTCCGCACCCTAGAGGCATATGGATATGACAGTAATTGAAGTGCATTTGCATAATGTTTCTATCAAAAAAGGACTGGCAGGCAACCTTTTGTAGTTATGCTGATATATTTCCAACCCAAGTACCCAACAACACAGCCTAATAATACTTTAATGAGGCCTCAAAAGAAATAAGAGGAAGCACAGATCCAGCTTAATGAGATTGTATTTTCAAACATAAATCAGGAAGGATCATAGCATCACAGGGGTGCGCAAACCATGGAGTTATGTAACACCATGTTGCCATGATAGGACAGGGAGCTAAAAGCAGCAATCTATGTAGAACTAAAGATACTAGAACATACCAGGTCCAAGTGCATATAACTTTCTGCTTGGGTATTCGCAAACAACCTGCAACATAAAAGTACAGGGAAAAAATCAGCAAGTAACTATAATGTCTTGTTTGCACAAGAGGAAAATACGAGTAATAACCTGCAGCATAGAACAGCATGCAAGATTGTAGCTAGGTGGAGGAACTTGACAAATGCTCAAGCAATGTCACTAAGGTCAAAAATATGTCACTAATCTTATTTAGGTATCATAGGTGTAATTTACTTAAAACACTAATACTAATGATAAATCATACTAAAAGCTCATGTTGCTGTGTCAGAAATCTTATTTATTGGTGCAATTTACTCAAAATACAAATGCTAAATATCACACTGGCAAAAAATCACATACTTGTCACAGGCAAATTTGACCCGTTTATTCTGCATTGCAGTCAATTCCTCGACCTGCTTCTCCCCATTGTCACGAAGCAAATTCATGTAGCCAAACAAAAACATGCCTTTATCCAGCATCCTTTTGACAAGGGCCGGCACAAGATGCACTCCATTTTGCTTAGCCATAGAGATGAAATCCTTCAGTTGCCTGCACTCCTCTGTTTGAACAGAGGAAAAGTTTCAGTGTATTGATATTCAGTTTCAGAAGCACCAACTTATTGGCTCAAAAATATATGCCTTACCGAGAGACAAATAAATCTTGAACTGGGGCTTGTATGGCTGACACTCATAGAGACAGTAAAGGCAGTAAAGCCCAGCTAATCTTCGAGGTAGAGAACTTTCAGAAGTCAAATGACCTGAGTGCACAATTAAGTGTAAAGCAGTTCAGAGGTGACCACAAAAAGGATTATTAGCAAGCATGAGTTCATTCCAGAA
This sequence is a window from Setaria italica strain Yugu1 chromosome III, Setaria_italica_v2.0, whole genome shotgun sequence. Protein-coding genes within it:
- the LOC101757270 gene encoding uncharacterized protein LOC101757270 yields the protein MDMAPFKLDIDELVADYGKENSTTLADFKRVWKEKKFSYIYEGRPKANSCLFMQSLFLHCIGHLTSESSLPRRLAGLYCLYCLYECQPYKPQFKIYLSLEECRQLKDFISMAKQNGVHLVPALVKRMLDKGMFLFGYMNLLRDNGEKQVEELTAMQNKRVKFACDKLFANTQAESYMHLDLGAEFELDSIKKLSKEYAEAKELALAEASQTVDIEDAKHILQSDKLLGDKIDEVVKDWDAQKEEFYERTGLSRGNELAVIDNGESGVQHHDYDDFDELSQLLE